In the genome of Coraliomargarita algicola, one region contains:
- a CDS encoding heavy metal translocating P-type ATPase, with protein MSTATKAICAHCGTPFTPRAKESYCCHGCEYVAQVLSENDLTRFYELKGNTAVPPVGSKAFTEAEVAPLIAELKRVEANCGKPVAHTRFCLEGISCIGCVWLIEAIFQRQPGSARVRIDPRASAIEMYWQRGHFNVADFAQEIQKIGYRLTLYTEDPQANTGSRQIIHRLGLCGFFLLNTMLFTLPAYLGMGGDFFLAPLFQLLGATFATLSLITGGGYFIQRAWQAARNRVLHIDLPIAAGLLAGYIGSLLGWATGYVNLIYFDFVATFVFLMLLGRWLQEYALEKNRSHLQRQKAGPRNVTLIGGAQDGQSIPASQITAELQYSVAPGEINPVAADPLDAQGSLSLEWINGEADPVTWPQNRTAPAGAINVGLHSLRFRAREAWDDSLLAQLLERPEDGFQERRLQTVLKYYIASVLVVAAIGSLSWLLTSGDWLKSTQVLISVLIVSCPCALGVALPMCDEFANARLRRSGLFIKSAQIWERLRQVRTVVFDKTGTLTMDIPRLLNTAAIKELDSLAAQALQQLVEHNRHPIARSLREALLAAFPKLRSDNSAALVEETIGQGVAWKDAGGNEWTLGKPDWRTAKLPAGRSEYQQAGSSPLRPHTCLRQNGLLVAGFNFQEDVRDDAREAIDHIRSRQMDTAILSGDAPERVQTIATQLGIECKAQCSPRDKANWIEARAPQQALMIGDGANDSLAFDAAICRGTPVVDKSILEASADFFFFGRSLRSLPQLFQVAASRRLTITTIFTVAVLYNISAVGICLAGHMHPLMAAILMPLSSLVTLGLAWLGLGRQTQKT; from the coding sequence ATGTCCACCGCCACCAAAGCTATTTGTGCCCACTGCGGCACGCCCTTCACTCCTCGGGCGAAGGAAAGCTACTGCTGCCATGGCTGCGAATATGTCGCGCAAGTGCTGAGCGAAAACGACCTGACTCGTTTCTATGAACTCAAGGGAAACACCGCGGTGCCGCCCGTCGGCTCCAAGGCATTCACCGAAGCTGAGGTCGCGCCCTTAATCGCTGAGCTCAAACGCGTCGAAGCCAACTGCGGAAAACCTGTCGCGCACACTCGCTTCTGTCTGGAAGGCATTAGTTGCATCGGTTGCGTGTGGTTAATTGAAGCCATCTTCCAACGTCAACCAGGCAGTGCCCGTGTTCGAATCGATCCACGTGCCAGCGCCATCGAGATGTATTGGCAACGCGGGCATTTCAATGTGGCGGACTTTGCACAGGAAATCCAAAAAATCGGTTATCGGCTCACCCTCTACACTGAAGATCCTCAAGCGAATACGGGCAGTCGTCAAATCATCCACCGTCTCGGGCTCTGCGGCTTCTTTCTCCTCAACACCATGCTGTTTACCCTGCCGGCCTATCTCGGCATGGGCGGTGACTTTTTTCTAGCCCCACTCTTTCAACTCCTGGGGGCGACCTTTGCCACCCTCAGCCTCATCACCGGCGGCGGCTACTTCATCCAACGCGCATGGCAGGCCGCACGTAACCGGGTGCTGCACATCGATCTGCCCATCGCTGCGGGTTTACTGGCGGGCTACATCGGCTCCCTGCTGGGCTGGGCAACCGGCTATGTAAACCTAATCTATTTCGATTTCGTAGCCACCTTCGTCTTCCTCATGCTACTGGGACGTTGGCTACAGGAATACGCGCTGGAAAAAAACCGCTCGCACCTGCAACGCCAAAAAGCAGGCCCGCGCAATGTTACTCTCATCGGTGGCGCCCAAGACGGGCAAAGTATTCCAGCCAGTCAAATCACCGCAGAGCTGCAATACAGCGTCGCCCCCGGCGAAATCAATCCTGTCGCAGCCGATCCCTTGGATGCGCAAGGCAGCCTCAGCTTAGAATGGATCAATGGCGAAGCCGACCCTGTCACGTGGCCACAGAATCGCACCGCCCCGGCGGGCGCGATCAACGTCGGCTTACACAGCCTACGCTTCCGCGCTCGCGAGGCTTGGGACGACAGCCTCCTGGCTCAGCTACTGGAGCGCCCTGAAGATGGCTTTCAGGAAAGACGCTTACAGACGGTGCTAAAATATTATATCGCATCCGTCCTGGTGGTCGCGGCCATCGGCAGCTTGAGCTGGCTACTCACATCCGGCGATTGGCTCAAGTCCACCCAAGTGCTCATCTCCGTGCTCATTGTCTCCTGCCCCTGCGCGCTCGGCGTCGCCCTGCCGATGTGCGACGAATTTGCAAATGCCCGCCTCCGTCGCAGTGGGCTGTTTATCAAAAGCGCACAGATCTGGGAGCGCCTGCGTCAAGTCCGCACCGTGGTGTTTGATAAAACCGGCACCCTGACGATGGATATCCCTCGCCTACTCAATACAGCTGCGATCAAAGAGCTCGATTCACTGGCTGCGCAAGCACTTCAGCAGCTCGTCGAGCACAACCGACACCCCATCGCACGCTCGCTGCGCGAAGCACTACTGGCCGCATTCCCCAAGCTTCGCAGCGACAACAGCGCAGCCTTGGTTGAGGAAACCATCGGTCAAGGTGTGGCGTGGAAAGACGCCGGCGGCAACGAATGGACCCTCGGTAAGCCTGATTGGCGGACTGCCAAGCTTCCAGCTGGTCGCAGTGAATACCAGCAAGCTGGAAGCTCGCCACTCCGCCCACACACTTGCCTGCGCCAAAACGGTTTACTCGTGGCAGGGTTCAACTTCCAAGAAGACGTGCGGGATGATGCCCGTGAAGCCATCGACCATATACGTAGTCGTCAAATGGATACAGCCATCCTCAGCGGCGACGCGCCCGAGCGCGTGCAAACCATCGCCACCCAACTCGGCATCGAATGCAAAGCTCAGTGTAGCCCACGCGACAAAGCCAACTGGATCGAAGCCCGTGCGCCCCAGCAAGCACTGATGATCGGCGATGGGGCCAACGATAGCCTCGCATTCGACGCAGCCATCTGCCGCGGCACCCCCGTAGTCGATAAAAGCATCCTCGAAGCCAGCGCCGATTTTTTCTTTTTCGGCCGCAGCTTACGCAGCCTCCCGCAGCTCTTCCAAGTCGCCGCCAGCCGCCGCCTGACCATCACCACCATCTTCACAGTCGCCGTGCTCTACAATATCAGTGCAGTCGGCATCTGCCTAGCCGGACACATGCACCCACTCATGGCTGCCATCCTCATGCCACTCAGCTCGCTAGTCACACTCGGCCTAGCTTGGCTAGGGCTCGGTAGACAAACTCAAAAAACGTAG
- a CDS encoding peptidase U32 family protein: MQTELLAPAGCYASLQAAIDAGADAVYFGLAQLNMRARSRRSFHVDDLATIMERCHAAGVRGYLTLNTLLYDHDLKLCYKLLETAKQHGVHAVIAADMACILKARELGLEVHLSTQLSVSNFESFKFYAQFCDRIVLARELNLSMIRKIHQQIIQHDLRGPAGRLVEIEAFAHGALCIAVSGRCGMSLYTDNASANRGACVQNCRKSYVVKDQESGQELKIDNNFVLSPNDISTIEFLDQVVEAGVHTLKIEGRGRSPEYVKLVTRAYRQALTAIQDGSYNPAFVDQLIIELKKVYNRGHSSGYYLGREQGWSNAYGSKATHQKILRGEVTHYYSKIGVAEVRAIGAVEVDDEYVIIGETSGVVEGKIEGLRLDDGEVPQAQSGDVFALKVNQRVRRNDKFFIIQEVITK, encoded by the coding sequence ATGCAAACAGAACTTCTCGCTCCCGCAGGCTGCTATGCCTCCCTTCAAGCCGCCATCGATGCCGGTGCCGACGCCGTTTACTTCGGCTTGGCTCAGCTGAATATGCGTGCCCGCTCGCGACGCTCTTTTCACGTGGACGACTTGGCCACGATCATGGAACGCTGCCACGCCGCAGGTGTGCGCGGCTATCTGACACTCAACACCCTCCTCTACGACCACGACTTAAAGCTCTGCTACAAGCTACTTGAAACCGCCAAGCAACACGGAGTGCATGCCGTAATCGCAGCGGATATGGCCTGCATTCTAAAGGCGCGCGAATTGGGACTGGAAGTCCACCTCTCCACCCAGCTCTCGGTGTCCAACTTCGAATCCTTTAAATTCTATGCGCAATTCTGCGACCGCATCGTGCTGGCCCGAGAACTCAACCTATCGATGATTCGCAAAATCCATCAGCAAATCATCCAGCACGACTTGCGCGGTCCGGCTGGACGATTGGTTGAAATCGAAGCCTTCGCACACGGTGCGCTCTGCATTGCTGTATCCGGACGCTGCGGCATGTCGCTCTACACCGATAACGCCTCCGCCAACCGTGGCGCCTGCGTGCAGAACTGCCGCAAGAGCTACGTCGTCAAAGACCAAGAGAGCGGCCAAGAACTCAAAATCGACAACAATTTCGTTCTTTCGCCCAACGACATCTCCACCATCGAGTTTTTGGACCAAGTCGTCGAAGCGGGCGTGCACACACTCAAGATTGAAGGCCGCGGTCGCTCGCCGGAATACGTCAAACTGGTCACCCGCGCCTACCGCCAGGCACTCACTGCAATTCAAGACGGCAGCTATAATCCAGCCTTCGTTGACCAACTCATCATCGAGCTCAAAAAGGTCTACAACCGCGGACACTCCTCCGGCTACTACCTCGGACGCGAACAAGGCTGGTCCAATGCCTATGGCTCCAAGGCCACCCATCAAAAAATTTTACGCGGCGAAGTCACACACTACTATTCAAAGATCGGCGTGGCCGAAGTTCGCGCCATCGGCGCAGTCGAAGTCGACGACGAGTATGTCATCATCGGTGAGACTTCAGGAGTGGTCGAGGGCAAGATCGAGGGCCTACGCCTCGACGACGGCGAAGTGCCCCAAGCCCAAAGCGGCGACGTCTTCGCCCTCAAAGTCAACCAACGCGTCCGCCGGAATGACAAGTTCTTCATAATACAAGAAGTCATCACAAAGTAA
- a CDS encoding ferredoxin, with protein MTYIKIAHKKPECIGCALCTEVAPGYWQMDEHGEAQLTQVTRRDAQFEYAQGFAEDRATLEQAAAGCPVDIIRID; from the coding sequence ATGACCTACATCAAAATAGCCCACAAAAAACCAGAGTGTATCGGCTGTGCCCTCTGCACCGAAGTCGCGCCCGGTTATTGGCAGATGGACGAGCACGGCGAAGCGCAGCTCACTCAAGTGACTCGTCGTGATGCACAATTTGAATACGCTCAAGGCTTCGCCGAAGACCGCGCCACTCTGGAGCAAGCTGCCGCCGGCTGCCCGGTAGACATTATACGAATCGATTAA
- the ahr gene encoding NADPH-dependent aldehyde reductase Ahr — protein sequence MAMNDNATQTQTIHAYAAQQAGGPLEKFSYEVGDLKPNEVEIDVLHCGICHSDLSMIDNEWGMSKYPLVAGHEVIGRVAAVGPQVSRLQPGMTVGLGWHSGYCGECACCQTGDQNLCQSAESTIVARHGGFADKVRADAASVVVIPEGIDLAAAGPLLCGGITVFNPLVQFDVQPTDKVAVIGIGGLGHLALQFLNAWGCEVTAFTSSESKRQEALELGAHTTLNSRDAAEIKAAAGSFDFIISTVNVKLDWNLYLSTLKPKGRLHFVGATLEPLEVGVFSLISAQRSISGSPVGSPATIEQMLDFARLHEIQPKVESYPMSEINEAFERLKSGDARYRIVLSNAES from the coding sequence ATGGCTATGAATGACAATGCGACACAGACACAGACGATCCATGCTTATGCCGCGCAGCAGGCGGGCGGACCTTTAGAAAAATTTAGCTATGAAGTGGGGGATTTGAAGCCGAATGAGGTGGAAATTGATGTCTTGCACTGTGGCATCTGTCATAGCGATCTGAGTATGATCGATAATGAGTGGGGCATGTCGAAGTATCCCTTAGTCGCGGGGCATGAAGTGATTGGACGTGTCGCGGCGGTGGGGCCACAGGTCAGCCGACTGCAGCCTGGGATGACGGTGGGGCTGGGCTGGCATTCGGGCTATTGTGGGGAGTGTGCCTGTTGTCAGACAGGAGATCAGAATCTCTGTCAATCGGCGGAATCGACCATCGTCGCGCGGCATGGAGGCTTTGCGGATAAGGTGCGGGCGGATGCGGCCAGTGTGGTGGTGATCCCCGAGGGAATTGATTTAGCCGCTGCGGGACCTTTACTGTGTGGCGGCATTACCGTCTTTAACCCACTCGTGCAGTTTGATGTGCAACCGACTGACAAGGTCGCTGTGATTGGTATTGGCGGTCTGGGGCATCTCGCGTTGCAATTTCTCAATGCATGGGGCTGCGAGGTGACTGCGTTTACATCGAGTGAATCCAAGCGTCAGGAGGCGCTGGAATTGGGGGCGCATACGACGCTCAACTCGCGTGATGCTGCGGAGATCAAAGCTGCGGCCGGATCTTTTGATTTTATCATTTCGACGGTGAATGTGAAGTTGGACTGGAATTTGTATCTGAGCACCTTGAAGCCCAAGGGACGGCTGCATTTCGTGGGAGCCACTTTGGAGCCATTGGAAGTGGGCGTGTTTTCCTTGATATCAGCCCAGCGCTCAATTTCGGGATCTCCCGTGGGGAGCCCAGCGACGATTGAGCAGATGTTGGATTTTGCGCGTCTGCATGAGATTCAACCCAAGGTGGAATCGTATCCAATGAGTGAGATCAATGAGGCCTTTGAACGCTTGAAGTCCGGGGATGCTCGCTACCGGATCGTGTTGTCGAATGCAGAGTCTTAA
- a CDS encoding NAD(+)/NADH kinase, with translation MQAIQTITFAVNTTKPGAEEAARYLAGIAECEGVRTTISSEYPLQPDALKGQDLCCAIGGDGTLLGVLDAALESGSAVLGVNMGKLGFLATFTAEEAARDLPQLIQGHYEIAERSVLKCTTRAGETISGLNDVVLKETDGSGLIRLQVSSNGNPVSEYHCDGLIFSTPTGSTAYNLSAGGPIIGPKVSAIAMTPICPHTLGNRSVIFDNSSRISVTHLEPGPCPRITIDGRVRFATADNFPIEIAVAERSFRLMQHPDHSHFAIVRDKLHWGDPTIR, from the coding sequence ATGCAAGCCATCCAAACTATCACCTTCGCGGTCAATACGACCAAGCCCGGGGCCGAAGAAGCCGCTCGCTACCTAGCAGGCATCGCCGAATGCGAAGGAGTGCGAACCACCATTAGTAGCGAGTATCCGCTCCAGCCAGATGCCCTCAAGGGCCAAGATCTCTGCTGCGCAATCGGAGGTGACGGCACTCTGCTCGGCGTGCTCGATGCCGCCCTCGAATCAGGCTCCGCGGTGCTCGGCGTGAATATGGGCAAACTAGGCTTCCTCGCCACCTTCACAGCCGAAGAAGCTGCCAGAGATCTGCCACAACTCATCCAAGGCCATTACGAAATCGCAGAGCGCTCCGTGCTCAAATGCACCACACGTGCCGGCGAAACGATCTCGGGACTCAACGACGTCGTGCTGAAAGAAACCGACGGCAGCGGCCTCATCCGCCTACAAGTATCCTCCAACGGCAACCCCGTGTCCGAATACCATTGCGACGGCCTCATCTTTTCCACCCCCACCGGCTCGACTGCCTATAACCTCTCCGCTGGTGGACCAATTATCGGGCCCAAAGTCAGTGCCATCGCAATGACTCCGATCTGCCCCCATACCTTGGGTAATCGCTCCGTGATCTTCGATAATTCCTCGCGCATCAGCGTCACCCATCTCGAACCGGGCCCCTGTCCACGCATCACCATCGATGGCCGCGTACGCTTCGCCACCGCTGACAATTTTCCCATCGAGATCGCCGTTGCCGAACGCAGTTTCCGTCTCATGCAACATCCCGACCACTCCCACTTCGCCATCGTCCGCGACAAACTCCACTGGGGCGACCCGACAATTCGGTAA
- a CDS encoding four helix bundle protein, producing the protein MSILNYQDLIVWQKAMTLAELVYALTQHFPKEEIYGLTSQVRRAAVSIPSNIAEGQARTGTAEFKNFLSIASGSRAEVETQLILAQRLNYITEPQLKEALDLANEIKRMTHALNNKLK; encoded by the coding sequence ATGAGTATACTCAATTACCAAGATTTGATTGTCTGGCAGAAAGCGATGACACTTGCTGAGCTGGTCTATGCTTTGACGCAGCATTTTCCGAAAGAGGAAATCTACGGACTGACTAGTCAGGTGCGACGAGCGGCGGTATCGATCCCTTCCAATATCGCAGAAGGACAAGCGCGCACAGGAACGGCCGAATTCAAGAATTTCTTATCGATTGCATCCGGTTCCAGAGCTGAAGTAGAAACACAGCTCATCCTGGCACAACGACTCAATTACATCACGGAGCCCCAGCTCAAAGAAGCGCTAGACCTAGCCAACGAAATCAAACGCATGACCCACGCCCTAAACAACAAACTAAAATAA
- a CDS encoding CCA tRNA nucleotidyltransferase: protein MSILDNIQNKQKTALLKVAEILRDTKGSGRALLVGGCVRDGLLGIPAKDIDIEVYGLDADAVEAALKPHFRLDTVGRAFGVFILKGLDIDIALPRRESRTGPKHTDFKVEGDPHMSPREAASRRDFTINAISYDPLTGEQLDPYNGIPDLKARRLRHVSEAFSEDPLRVLRGMQFIARFDLTAAPETIALCRQLSPEHLPMERLWEEWKKLILKGQQIRKGLNFLKDCDWLQYFPELAALDGCEQEPQWHPEGDVWTHTGHCLDAYAAHRIDDEWEDLVVGFAVLCHDFGKPDTTYTDDNGRIRSPRHDVLGVPIAKTFLERLTRQKKIFEEVLPLVEQHMRPLALYRDGAGNSAIRRLAARVKRIDRLVRVAHADKNGRPPIESDGYPEGQWLLDKTAELAIQDNAPKPILLGRHLLELGIKPGPHFGKILDRAYEAQLDGAFTEEEQARDYLKKLVTEIL, encoded by the coding sequence TTGAGCATCCTCGACAACATTCAAAACAAACAGAAAACCGCGCTACTTAAAGTCGCTGAAATCTTGCGCGATACAAAGGGCAGCGGCCGCGCACTTTTGGTCGGCGGCTGCGTGCGCGACGGGCTGCTCGGCATTCCCGCCAAGGATATCGACATCGAAGTCTATGGCCTCGATGCCGACGCAGTGGAAGCCGCACTCAAGCCGCACTTTCGCTTGGACACGGTCGGGCGTGCCTTTGGTGTCTTCATCCTCAAAGGGCTCGATATCGACATCGCCCTGCCCCGCCGCGAGTCCCGCACCGGTCCCAAGCACACAGATTTTAAAGTCGAAGGTGATCCCCACATGTCGCCCCGCGAGGCCGCTTCACGCCGCGACTTCACTATCAACGCCATCAGCTACGACCCGCTCACGGGCGAGCAACTGGACCCCTATAACGGCATTCCCGACCTAAAGGCGCGTCGCTTACGCCACGTCTCCGAGGCCTTCAGCGAAGACCCGCTGCGCGTGCTGCGTGGCATGCAATTCATCGCCCGTTTCGACCTCACGGCCGCCCCCGAGACCATCGCACTCTGCCGCCAGCTCTCCCCCGAGCACCTCCCAATGGAGCGCCTGTGGGAGGAATGGAAAAAGCTCATCCTCAAAGGGCAACAGATCCGCAAAGGTCTGAACTTCCTGAAAGACTGCGATTGGCTACAATATTTCCCAGAGCTAGCAGCCCTCGACGGCTGTGAACAAGAGCCACAATGGCACCCGGAAGGCGATGTCTGGACCCACACCGGCCACTGCCTCGACGCCTATGCCGCCCACCGTATCGACGACGAATGGGAAGACCTCGTCGTCGGCTTCGCCGTGCTCTGCCACGACTTTGGCAAGCCCGACACCACCTACACCGACGACAACGGCCGCATCCGCAGCCCCCGCCACGACGTGCTCGGCGTGCCGATCGCCAAAACCTTTCTCGAGCGCCTCACCCGCCAGAAGAAAATTTTCGAAGAAGTACTCCCACTCGTCGAGCAACACATGCGTCCGCTGGCCCTTTACCGCGACGGCGCCGGCAACTCCGCCATCCGCCGCCTAGCAGCCAGAGTCAAGCGCATCGACCGTCTGGTGCGCGTCGCCCACGCCGACAAAAACGGCCGCCCCCCCATCGAATCCGACGGCTACCCCGAAGGCCAATGGCTACTTGATAAAACAGCCGAGCTCGCCATTCAGGACAACGCCCCCAAGCCCATCCTACTCGGGCGTCACCTCTTAGAGCTCGGCATCAAGCCCGGCCCCCACTTCGGCAAAATCCTCGACCGCGCCTACGAAGCCCAGCTCGACGGCGCCTTCACCGAAGAAGAACAAGCCCGCGACTACCTCAAAAAGCTGGTAACCGAGATTTTGTAG
- the polA gene encoding DNA polymerase I encodes MKSLYLLDGMALAYRAHFALIRSPIYTSKGFNTSAIFGFTATLIDLITKQKPSHLAVVFDTSAPTERHILHPEYKAQREAMPEDLAAALPHLSRIAEAFGIPVLKMDGYEADDIIGTLAHRAEADGFDEIYMVTPDKDFGQLVTDKIKMYRPGRKGDGGEILGVEEIKEKWGITRVDQVIDMLGLCGDVSDNIPGVPGIGPKTAEKLLAKYDTVEGLLDHVDELKGKQQEKVRDNADQARLSKKLATIQLDVPINSDWDAIQLEAPDQEKLIPIFAEFEFRTLGKRIFGADFSVQAAATDLVLMSEDDEKAAKQDPGSQISAFAASESADPQLALIPEIAFKKFGDLKTDYRIVKTDAELAELVASLTAAKAFAFDTETTGLNPRAAQLVGMSFSTQPHSGYWVPASEAALAALRPVFADATLTKIGHNLKFDLSILEENNLPVAGPCHDTMLAHALIDPEQRHNLDTLSEDFLQYSPIRFSELLPDAKKGESIDYSGVAEKDLAHYAIEDADIALQLWQTFEPKLKESGQAKVFYDIEVPLLPVLVTMEREGIRMCEDTLAATGASLESHIAQLQADIYQVAGHEFNLNSPKQLGEVLFNELKLVEKPKKTKTGQFATNEQVLSSLAPKHPIVADLLEYRQLTKLKSTYIDALPHSVDAKTGRVHTHYGQVQTATGRLSSNDPNLQNIPVRSPKGREIRQAFVPREGWKLLAADYSQIELRILAALTSDAGLLKAFKEGQDIHTATAAKIFGVTPEDVTRDQRSTAKMVNFGIPYGISAFGLAQRLGTVSRKEAQEIIDNYFAQFPGIPGYMEAQKESAQKKGYVETKCGRRRHLRDINSGNGTIRAAAERNAINMPIQGTAADMIKIAMVRIQNAIQEAGLKSRMLLQVHDELVFDLEPSEEAQLREIVSDGMVGALELACPIEIEIGLGDNWLEAH; translated from the coding sequence ATGAAATCTCTTTACCTACTCGACGGCATGGCGCTGGCCTATCGCGCGCACTTTGCCCTGATTCGCAGCCCCATTTACACCAGCAAAGGCTTCAACACCTCGGCCATCTTTGGCTTCACCGCCACCTTGATCGATCTGATCACCAAGCAAAAGCCGAGTCACTTGGCTGTGGTCTTCGACACCTCCGCGCCCACCGAACGCCACATTCTACACCCCGAGTATAAGGCGCAACGCGAAGCCATGCCAGAAGACCTGGCCGCCGCACTGCCCCACCTCTCCCGCATCGCCGAAGCCTTCGGCATTCCCGTGCTCAAAATGGATGGCTACGAGGCCGACGACATTATCGGCACCCTCGCCCACCGCGCGGAAGCCGACGGCTTCGACGAAATTTACATGGTCACCCCCGACAAGGACTTTGGCCAACTAGTCACCGACAAGATCAAAATGTATCGCCCCGGCCGCAAAGGCGACGGCGGCGAAATCCTCGGCGTCGAGGAGATCAAAGAAAAATGGGGCATCACCCGCGTCGACCAAGTCATCGACATGCTCGGCCTCTGTGGCGACGTCTCCGACAACATTCCCGGCGTGCCCGGCATCGGCCCCAAGACCGCCGAAAAACTACTGGCCAAATACGACACTGTCGAAGGCCTGCTCGACCACGTCGATGAGCTCAAAGGCAAACAACAGGAAAAAGTCCGCGACAACGCCGACCAAGCCCGCCTCTCCAAAAAGCTCGCCACCATTCAACTCGATGTTCCCATCAACTCCGACTGGGACGCCATCCAGCTGGAAGCGCCCGACCAGGAAAAGCTGATCCCGATCTTTGCCGAATTCGAATTCCGCACCCTCGGCAAACGCATCTTCGGTGCCGACTTCTCCGTGCAAGCCGCCGCCACCGACCTCGTGCTTATGAGCGAGGACGACGAGAAAGCCGCCAAGCAAGACCCGGGATCGCAAATCTCCGCATTTGCTGCGTCCGAGTCAGCCGACCCACAACTGGCCCTCATTCCCGAGATCGCCTTCAAAAAGTTCGGCGACCTCAAGACCGACTACCGCATCGTCAAAACCGATGCCGAACTAGCTGAGCTCGTCGCCAGCCTCACAGCAGCCAAAGCATTTGCCTTCGACACCGAGACCACCGGGCTCAATCCCCGCGCCGCGCAACTCGTCGGCATGTCTTTCTCCACCCAGCCACACAGCGGCTACTGGGTGCCCGCCAGCGAAGCCGCCCTAGCCGCGCTGCGCCCGGTCTTCGCCGACGCCACACTCACCAAAATCGGTCACAACCTCAAATTCGACCTGTCCATCTTAGAGGAAAACAACCTCCCCGTCGCCGGTCCCTGCCACGACACCATGCTGGCCCACGCACTGATCGACCCTGAACAGCGCCACAACCTCGACACGCTCTCCGAGGACTTTCTCCAATATTCCCCGATCCGATTCAGCGAGCTACTGCCCGACGCCAAAAAAGGCGAGTCAATCGACTACTCCGGCGTCGCCGAAAAGGACCTCGCCCACTACGCGATCGAAGATGCCGACATCGCGCTGCAACTCTGGCAGACCTTCGAGCCCAAGCTCAAAGAAAGCGGCCAGGCCAAAGTCTTTTACGACATCGAAGTGCCCCTACTGCCCGTGCTCGTCACCATGGAGCGCGAAGGCATCCGCATGTGCGAAGACACACTCGCTGCCACCGGTGCCTCACTCGAAAGCCACATCGCGCAACTACAAGCCGACATCTACCAAGTCGCCGGCCACGAGTTCAACCTCAACTCTCCCAAGCAACTCGGCGAAGTTTTGTTCAACGAACTCAAACTCGTCGAAAAACCCAAGAAGACCAAGACCGGCCAGTTTGCCACCAACGAGCAAGTGCTCTCCAGCCTCGCGCCCAAGCACCCGATCGTCGCCGACCTACTCGAATACCGCCAGCTCACCAAACTCAAGAGCACCTACATCGACGCCCTGCCACACAGCGTCGACGCCAAGACCGGACGCGTGCACACCCACTACGGCCAAGTGCAAACCGCCACCGGCCGCCTCTCCTCCAACGATCCCAACCTGCAAAACATCCCCGTGCGCAGCCCCAAAGGCCGCGAGATCCGCCAGGCCTTTGTGCCGCGCGAAGGTTGGAAACTCCTCGCCGCCGACTACTCCCAGATCGAGCTACGCATCCTCGCCGCCCTCACCAGCGACGCCGGCCTACTCAAAGCCTTCAAAGAAGGGCAAGACATCCACACCGCCACCGCCGCCAAGATCTTTGGCGTCACCCCCGAAGACGTCACCCGCGACCAGCGCAGCACCGCCAAAATGGTCAACTTCGGCATCCCCTACGGCATCTCCGCCTTCGGCCTAGCCCAGCGCCTCGGCACCGTCAGCCGCAAAGAAGCCCAAGAAATAATCGACAATTACTTCGCCCAATTCCCCGGCATCCCCGGCTACATGGAAGCACAAAAAGAAAGCGCCCAAAAGAAAGGCTACGTCGAAACCAAGTGCGGACGCCGCCGACACCTACGCGACATCAACTCCGGCAATGGCACCATCCGCGCCGCCGCCGAGCGCAACGCCATCAACATGCCCATCCAAGGCACCGCCGCCGACATGATAAAGATCGCCATGGTGCGCATTCAAAACGCCATCCAAGAAGCCGGCCTCAAAAGTCGCATGCTACTTCAAGTGCACGACGAACTCGTCTTCGACCTAGAGCCCAGCGAAGAAGCCCAACTGCGCGAAATCGTAAGCGATGGCATGGTCGGCGCGCTGGAACTCGCCTGCCCCATCGAAATCGAAATCGGCCTAGGCGACAACTGGCTCGAAGCACACTAA